In Mustela nigripes isolate SB6536 chromosome 10, MUSNIG.SB6536, whole genome shotgun sequence, one DNA window encodes the following:
- the LOC132025683 gene encoding eukaryotic translation initiation factor 2D-like has translation MSGPGFQPSLFSKWDATWLRTGLRVGKSPRSGFPDSPRLLCAPCLPQEKARADVAAAFPTLGTDQVSALVPGKEELNVVKLYAHRGDAVTVYVCAGNPILFELEKNLYPTAVVLS, from the exons ATGAGTGGTCCGGGTTTCCAGCCGAGCCTATTTTCCAAATGGGACGCAACATGGCTGCGCACAGGGCTGCGAGTCGGGAAGTCGCCGCGTTCTGGTTTCCCTGACAGCCCCCGGCTTCTGTGCGCGCCTTGCCTCCCCCAG GAGAAAGCTCGGGCTGATGTGGCGGCTGCTTTCCCCACTCTTGGAACAGATCAGGTCTCTGCCTTAGTACCTGGAAAGGAAGAGCTCAACGTTGTGAAGTTATATGCTCACAGGGGGGATGCGgtgactgtgtatgtgtgtgctggTAACCCCATCCTGTTTGAACTGGAGAAAAATCTATACCCAACAG CTGTGGTCCTATCCTGA